In Thunnus thynnus chromosome 20, fThuThy2.1, whole genome shotgun sequence, a single window of DNA contains:
- the LOC137172074 gene encoding microfibril-associated glycoprotein 4-like isoform X3: MDSDGGRWTVFQRRMDGSVNFYRPWDHYKEGFGIAAGEYWLGLESLFHLTLRKKYELLVDMEDFSGNKASARYSSFSIDPESYGYTLHVSGFTDGGAGDSLSYHNGQKFTTFDKDQDSSSSNCAKLRLGAFWYSDCHNANPNGVYRWGADDTVTYVGVEWYQWKGHDYSLKTISMKIRPVQ, encoded by the exons ATGGACTCAGACGGAGGACGTTGGACG GTGTTCCAGAGGAGGATGGATGGCTCGGTGAACTTCTACAGGCCCTGGGATCACTACAAGGAGGGCTTTGGTATCGCTGCTGGAGAGTACTGGCTCG gtcttGAGAGTCTCTTCCATCTGACTCTGAGGAAAAAATACGAGCTGCTGGTCGACATGGAGGACTTCAGTGGAAACAAAGCGTCTGCTCGTTACTCCTCGTTCTCCATCGATCCAGAGTCCTATGGATACACACTGCATGTGTCTGGATTCACTGATGGAGGAGCAG gAGACTCCCTGAGTTATCACAACGGACAGAAGTTCACCACCTTCGACAAAGACCAGGACTCCAGCAGCAGTAACTGTGCCAAACTCCGCCTGGGGGCGTTCTGGTACAGCGACTGTCACAATGCAAACCCCAACGGGGTTTATCGCTGGGGGGCTGATGACACTGTGACTTATGTAGGAGTGGAGTGGTACCAGTGGAAGGGTCATGACTACTCCCTGAAGACCATCAGCATGAAGATTCGTCCTGTGCAGTAa